In one window of Nicotiana tabacum cultivar K326 chromosome 12, ASM71507v2, whole genome shotgun sequence DNA:
- the LOC107823732 gene encoding nitrate reductase [NADH] 1: MAASVENRQFSHIEAGLSRSFKPRSDSPVRGCNFPPPNSTNFQKKPNSTIFLDYSSSEDDDDDDEKNEYLQMIKKGNSELEPSVHDSRDEGTADNWIERNFSLIRLTGKHPFNSEPPLNRLMHHGFITPVPLHYVRNHGPVPKGTWDDWTVEVTGLVKRPMKFTMDQLVNEFPSRELPVTLVCAGNRRKEQNMVKQTIGFNWGAAAVSTTVWRGVPLRALLKRCGVFSKNKGALNVCFEGADVLPGGGGSKYGTSIKKEFAMDPARDIIIAYMQNGEKLAPDHGFPVRMIIPGFIGGRMVKWIKRIIVTTQESDSYYHFKDNRVLPPHVDAELANTEAWWYKPEYIINELNINSVITTPCHEEILPINAWTTQRPYTLRGYSYSGGGKKVTRVEVTLDGGETWQVCTLDHPEKPTKYGKYWCWCFWSLEVEVLDLLSAKEIAVRAWDETLNTQPEKLIWNVMGMMNNCWFRVKMNVCKPHKGEIGIVFEHPTQPGNQSGGWMAKERHLEISAEAPPTLKKSISTPFMNTASKMYSMSEVRKHSSADSAWIIVHGHIYDATRFLKDHPGGSDSILINAGTDCTEEFDAIHSDKAKKLLEEFRIGELITTGYTSDSPGNSVHGSSSFSSFLAPIKELVPAQRSVALIPREKIPCKLIDKQSISPDVRKFRFALPSEDQVLGLPVGKHIFLCAVIDDKLCMRAYTPTSTIDEVGYFELVVKIYFKGIHPKFPNGGQMSQYLDSLQLGSFLDVKGPLGHIEYQGKGNFLVHGKQKFAKKLAMIAGGTGITPVYQVMQAILKDPEDDTEMYVVYANRTEDDILLKEELDSWAEKIPERVKVWYVVQDSIKEGWKYSLGFISEAILREHIPEPSHTTLALACGPPPMIQFAVNPNLEKMGYDIKDSLLVF, translated from the exons ATGGCGGCATCTGTCGAAAACAGGCAGTTCAGTCACATAGAAGCCGGTTTATCCCGGTCTTTCAAGCCTCGGTCTGATTCCCCGGTTCGTGGCTGCAACTTCCCTCCGCCCAACAGTACTAATTTCCAAAAGAAACCAAATTCCACCATTTTCCTTGATTACTCGTCGAGTGAAGACGACGATGATGATGACGAAAAAAATGAGTACCTTCAAATGATCAAAAAAGGGAATTCAGAATTAGAGCCATCTGTTCATGACAGCAGGGACGAAGGTACCGCTGATAACTGGATTGAACGCAACTTTTCCTTGATTCGTCTCACCGGAAAGCATCCATTTAACTCCGAACCGCCGTTGAACCGTCTCATGCACCACGGTTTTATCACACCGGTCCCACTTCATTACGTTCGTAACCATGGACCGGTTCCCAAGGGCACATGGGATGACTGGACCGTGGAAGTCACGGGACTAGTGAAACGTCCTATGAAATTCACAATGGACCAGTTGGTTAACGAATTCCCTTCCAGAGAATTGCCCGTTACGCTTGTGTGTGCTGGCAACCGAAGGAAAGAACAGAACATGGTTAAACAAACCATTGGTTTCAACTGGGGTGCCGCTGCCGTTTCAACAACTGTATGGCGCGGGGTACCCCTACGCGCTTTGTTAAAACGGTGCGGTGTTTTTAGCAAGAATAAAGGGGCGCTTAATGTTTGCTTCGAAGGAGCTGATGTCTTGCCCGGAGGCGGTGGTTCAAAGTATGGAACCAGCATTAAGAAGGAATTTGCAATGGATCCAGCACGAGATATCATAATAGCTTACATGCAGAACGGAGAAAAATTGGCACCCGACCACGGGTTTCCAGTACGAATGATAATTCCAGGATTCATTGGAGGAAGAATGGTGAAATGGATAAAGAGGATTATAGTCACCACCCAAGAATCAGACAGCTATTATCATTTCAAGGACAATAGAGTTCTTCCTCCCCATGTTGATGCTGAACTTGCAAATACTGAAG CATGGTGGTACAAGCCAGAGTACATCATCAATGAGCTCAATATTAACTCTGTCATTACGACGCCGTGTCATGAAGAAATTTTGCCTATTAACGCCTGGACGACTCAGCGACCTTACACGTTGAGGGGCTATTCTTATTCtg GCGGAGGGAAAAAAGTAACGCGAGTAGAAGTGACCTTGGATGGAGGAGAAACATGGCAAGTTTGCACACTAGATCACCCAGAGAAGCCCACCAAATATGGCAAGTACtggtgttggtgcttttggtcaCTCGAGGTTGAGGTGTTAGACTTGCTCAGTGCCAAAGAAATTGCTGTTCGAGCTTGGGATGAGACCCTCAATACTCAACCTGAGAAGCTTATTTGGAATGTCATG GGAATGATGAACAATTGCTGGTTCCGAGTAAAGATGAATGTGTGCAAGCCTCACAAGGGAGAGATTGGAATAGTGTTTGAACACCCGACTCAACCTGGAAACCAATCAGGTGGATGGATGGCAAAGGAGAGGCATTTGGAGATATCAGCAGAGGCACCTCCAACACTAAAGAAGAGTATCTCAACTCCATTCATGAACACAGCTTCCAAGATGTACTCCATGTCGGAGGTGAGGAAACACAGCTCTGCTGACTCTGCTTGGATCATAGTCCATGGTCATATCTATGACGCCACGCGTTTCTTGAAAGATCACCCTGGTGGTTCTGACAGCATTCTCATCAATGCTGGCACTGATTGCACTGAGGAATTTGATGCAATTCATTCTGATAAGGCTAAGAAGCTATTGGAGGAATTCAGGATTGGTGAACTCATAACTACTGGTTACACCTCTGACTCTCCTGGCAACTCCGTCCATGGATCTTCTTCCTTCAGCAGCTTTCTAGCACCTATTAAGGAACTTGTTCCAGCGCAGAGGAGTGTGGCCCTCATTCCAAGAGAGAAAATCCCATGCAAACTCATCGACAAACAATCCATCTCCCCTGATGTTAGGAAATTTCGATTTGCATTGCCCTCTGAGGATCAAGTCTTGGGCTTGCCTGTTGGTAAACACATCTTCCTCTGTGCCGTTATTGACGATAAGCTCTGCATGCGCGCCTACACGCCTACTAGCACGATCGATGAGGTGGGGTACTTCGAGTTGGTTGTcaagatatacttcaaaggaaTTCACCCTAAATTCCCCAATGGGGGGCAAATGTCACAATACCTTGATTCTCTCCAATTAGGGTCATTTCTCGACGTGAAAGGTCCATTAGGTCACATTGAATACCAAGGAAAGGGCAATTTCTTAGTTCATGGCAAACAAAAGTTTGCCAAGAAGTTGGCCATGATAGCAGGTGGAACAGGGATAACTCCAGTTTATCAAGTCATGCAGGCAATTCTGAAAGATCCAGAAGATGACACAGAAATGTATGTGGTCTATGCTAATAGAACAGAGGATGATATTTTACTTAAGGAAGAGCTTGATTCATGGGCTGAGAAAATTCCAGAAAGGGTTAAAGTTTGGTATGTGGTTCAAGATTCTATTAAAGAAGGATGGAAGTACAGCCTTGGTTTTATTTCAGAAGCCATTTTGAGAGAACATATCCCTGAGCCATCTCACACAACACTGGCTTTGGCTTGTGGACCACCTCCTATGATTCAATTTGCTGTTAATCCAAACTTGGAGAAGATGGGCTATGACATTAAGGATTCCTTATTGGTGTtctaa